A region of the bacterium genome:
GATCGCGGGGAGTATGAAAAGGTGGTACGCGGACGCGGCCCTCGCCGTTCGCTGGACATGCCGTATCAGTGGGGTTGGCCGCGTCTCATGCAGGGCTGGCCGACGCTCTACGGCCATACCGCAACTATCGCTGATCTGGACGGGAACGGTGATCTGGAGGTGCAACTCTCGAACATCGCCAATTACTTCTACGTCTGGCAGCACGACGGTGCGTTCTATCCGGGATATCCGCGCAATCCCCTGTACATTACGTTGCCCACCGATCCACCGAGTGACGTGAATTGGGTGTCCACCGCCGCCGTCGAAACGGCGGCGATGGGCGACATTGACGGCGACGGCGGGAACGAATACGTGTACGGTTGCGGTATCGGCTACTTGTGCGTGTACGGACCGAGCGGACCGATGGACGGTTTCCCGTGGCTGCTCGATACCGCTCTTTTCTCCGGCGTTCCCGCGCTGGTGGATCTCGATGGAATCGAAGGTGATGAAATCGTCATCAACACCTACGACTACTTCGACGGCTTTCCGCAGAATGATCCGCAGGTCCACGTGTACTATCCCGATCACTCGGAAATGGCGGGTTGGCCGAAGCACACCGGACGGCGCTGTCAGTCGTCGCCGGCGGTGGGAGACCTCGACGGCGACGGAGTGCCCGAGATCGTGATCGGCTGCGAAAGCACCTCGAGCGGGCCGGGCCAGATTTTCGCATGGCACGCCGACGGCTCACCGGTCACCGGCTATCCGATCACCGGACTGTTCTCGGTTAACTCCACGCCGACCATCGCCGACATTGACGGCGACACACTGCAGGAAGTCATCATCCGCGTGAAGTTTCAGGACTCCACCACCAACGGCGTGTACGTTTTCGATCATCAGGGTCAGATCAAGCCCGGTTTTCCCGCGCCCGTCAGTTCGGGACATCCCGACGGAGCGTGTGCGGTGGGAGATATTGACGGCGACGGTGATCTGGAAATCGCCTTCGGCAGCATCGAGGCGGTGGATTTGGGCCGCGTGTACGCCTGGCACCACGATGGCACTCCGGTCGCCGGATTTCCGCAGCTTGTGGGAGCCACGTGGGTGGATGGCAGCGTGGCGATGGGCGATGTTTCCGGTGACGGTCTGCCCGATATCGTGGCCACGACCAACGGAGTTTCCGGCGATCCGGGT
Encoded here:
- a CDS encoding T9SS type A sorting domain-containing protein — encoded protein: DRGEYEKVVRGRGPRRSLDMPYQWGWPRLMQGWPTLYGHTATIADLDGNGDLEVQLSNIANYFYVWQHDGAFYPGYPRNPLYITLPTDPPSDVNWVSTAAVETAAMGDIDGDGGNEYVYGCGIGYLCVYGPSGPMDGFPWLLDTALFSGVPALVDLDGIEGDEIVINTYDYFDGFPQNDPQVHVYYPDHSEMAGWPKHTGRRCQSSPAVGDLDGDGVPEIVIGCESTSSGPGQIFAWHADGSPVTGYPITGLFSVNSTPTIADIDGDTLQEVIIRVKFQDSTTNGVYVFDHQGQIKPGFPAPVSSGHPDGACAVGDIDGDGDLEIAFGSIEAVDLGRVYAWHHDGTPVAGFPQLVGATWVDGSVAMGDVSGDGLPDIVATTNGVSGDPGHVVAFDYQGNMVAEFPLFPDPGDQFTSMECTPTVLDVDGDGDIEIFATDWENKVYAWDTPGIVSEYPCWPSLKFGPHRTGCRATEPDPEPPNASPQPSAKVNRFELLDPYPNPFNSSVMLPFTLSHSARAVLKVYDVLGRLVAETDLGMLEAGQHRHLLDGRHFSSGIYICQLEANEMTASRKVALLK